The Paeniglutamicibacter sulfureus genome includes a region encoding these proteins:
- a CDS encoding phosphotransferase family protein → MSAGDGHKDVVETFDGREGQQPLLILDRLEAFLDAEGIGTGPLGWSRIGEGQSNVTYRITRGKEDLVLRRGPRPPLPRSTHDMVREARIQRLLMNEGFPVPNIVASSTDDSILGVPFYVMDFLEGEVITGNSPRQLVSAESKRLTSEQTVDTLVQLHSLDVSAGPLSTLGRPDGYLKRQVDRFSSLWEVNTLRSLPQVAALGSWLESNLPDTQRHSLIHGDYRMGNLMFTDSPTPSVLAVLDWEMATLGDPLADLGYLLATYAERGEGPTVMELTSVTREPGYFARTDIIKRYQERISLDLSALPWYQALALWKSSIFCEAIYTRWLKGERPEDKTFAATLEKGVPELLAKAQSFATQLV, encoded by the coding sequence ATGAGCGCCGGGGACGGGCACAAGGACGTCGTGGAAACCTTCGACGGCCGGGAGGGCCAGCAGCCGTTGCTGATCTTGGACCGACTCGAAGCGTTCCTCGATGCAGAAGGCATAGGAACCGGGCCGCTGGGCTGGTCCCGGATTGGGGAAGGCCAGTCGAACGTGACCTACCGAATCACCCGGGGAAAAGAGGATCTGGTCCTGCGCCGCGGCCCCCGCCCTCCCCTGCCGCGTTCGACCCACGACATGGTGCGTGAGGCGCGCATCCAACGACTGCTCATGAACGAAGGGTTTCCGGTGCCGAACATAGTCGCCAGTTCCACCGACGACTCTATCCTGGGGGTCCCGTTCTATGTGATGGATTTCCTGGAAGGTGAAGTCATTACCGGAAACTCGCCCCGACAACTGGTTTCCGCCGAGTCCAAGCGACTGACCAGTGAACAGACTGTGGATACCTTGGTGCAGTTGCACTCACTCGATGTTTCGGCCGGCCCTCTGTCGACCTTGGGCCGCCCGGATGGATACTTGAAGCGGCAAGTCGACCGTTTCTCCTCCCTCTGGGAGGTCAATACGCTGCGTTCACTCCCCCAAGTTGCCGCGCTGGGGTCTTGGCTTGAAAGCAACCTTCCGGACACCCAGCGTCATTCGCTAATTCACGGTGATTACCGGATGGGAAACCTGATGTTCACGGATTCCCCCACCCCATCGGTGCTTGCGGTCTTGGACTGGGAAATGGCCACGCTCGGTGATCCCTTGGCCGACTTGGGTTACCTATTGGCGACATACGCAGAGCGGGGCGAAGGACCCACGGTCATGGAGCTCACCTCCGTCACCCGGGAACCCGGCTATTTCGCCAGGACGGACATCATCAAGCGTTACCAGGAACGTATCTCGCTGGATCTCTCCGCCCTGCCTTGGTACCAAGCCCTTGCGTTGTGGAAGTCCTCAATCTTCTGCGAAGCGATTTATACCCGGTGGTTGAAGGGCGAGCGGCCCGAGGACAAGACCTTTGCCGCAACCCTTGAAAAGGGCGTCCCGGAGCTGCTGGCCAAGGCGCAGTCATTCGCCACCCAGTTGGTCTAG
- a CDS encoding acyl-CoA dehydrogenase family protein, with the protein MTFELPQDVEQLRTQTRDFIRNRVTPHEPAPGERLEETLRISLGEEAKELGIFAPHVPKEFGGRGLALRHWSPIFQEAGYSPIGPAVLNIMAPDEGNMHMLNLIGTPEQKEEFLAPLAAGTTRSCFGMTEPHPGAGSDPHALNAEAVKDGDGWILNGEKRFSSGAEIAGFVIYMARTANIGAHPDGATMFLVPMDTPGVSVGKPIHTIDRAIVGGHPHLHFEDVRVPDSAVLGEVGLGFKYAQVRLGPARLTHCMRWLGLARRAQDIVLDRTNTREIFGSTIGELGIAQNMLAESAIDIETTDAIITKTANLLETDPKAGSALSSIAKVHSSEAVFRIIDRAIQLCGGDGVSDGLPLAQYLSEVRPFRIYDGSNETHKWAIARRASSRRRREVANGEEFRGNAVSRQRVFV; encoded by the coding sequence ATGACATTTGAACTGCCCCAGGATGTGGAACAACTCCGCACACAGACACGGGATTTCATTCGCAACCGCGTGACCCCCCACGAACCGGCTCCCGGTGAGCGCCTCGAGGAAACTTTGCGGATTTCCCTCGGTGAAGAAGCCAAGGAACTCGGGATCTTTGCACCCCACGTCCCGAAGGAATTCGGCGGCCGCGGCCTTGCGTTGCGCCATTGGTCCCCCATTTTCCAGGAAGCAGGATATTCGCCAATAGGCCCTGCTGTGCTGAACATCATGGCACCGGACGAGGGCAACATGCACATGCTCAACCTCATCGGCACGCCCGAACAAAAGGAAGAGTTCTTGGCACCGTTGGCGGCCGGAACCACGCGCTCCTGCTTCGGCATGACAGAACCGCACCCCGGAGCAGGATCCGATCCACATGCGCTCAACGCGGAAGCAGTCAAGGACGGCGACGGGTGGATTCTCAACGGCGAGAAGCGTTTCAGCAGTGGGGCCGAAATCGCCGGATTCGTCATCTACATGGCACGCACCGCCAACATCGGCGCGCACCCGGACGGCGCCACCATGTTCCTGGTGCCCATGGACACCCCGGGTGTTTCGGTCGGCAAGCCAATCCACACCATCGATCGGGCCATCGTCGGCGGGCACCCGCACCTGCACTTCGAGGACGTCAGGGTCCCCGACTCAGCGGTCTTGGGAGAGGTCGGGCTTGGTTTCAAGTACGCACAGGTCCGCCTAGGCCCGGCCCGCCTGACCCACTGCATGCGCTGGCTCGGATTGGCCAGGCGCGCGCAAGACATCGTGCTGGACCGCACCAACACCCGCGAGATTTTCGGTTCCACCATCGGCGAGCTGGGCATCGCACAGAACATGCTGGCCGAATCCGCCATCGACATCGAAACGACCGACGCCATCATCACCAAGACCGCCAACTTGTTGGAAACCGACCCGAAGGCAGGATCTGCCCTGTCCTCGATTGCCAAGGTCCATTCCTCCGAAGCCGTGTTCAGGATTATCGACAGGGCCATCCAGCTGTGCGGTGGCGACGGGGTCTCCGACGGCCTGCCATTGGCCCAGTACCTCAGCGAGGTACGTCCGTTCAGGATCTACGACGGGTCAAATGAGACGCACAAATGGGCCATTGCCCGGCGTGCCAGTTCCCGGCGCCGGCGCGAGGTTGCCAATGGCGAGGAATTCCGTGGAAACGCCGTCAGCCGACAGCGGGTGTTCGTATGA
- a CDS encoding SDR family oxidoreductase: protein MPETSLPLEGKFAIVTGASRGIGLAIATRLAQDGAGVIITARGQESLDEAAAQIPGGKAIAVAGKSHDPAHQREVLETAHREFGAIDILVNNAGINPVYGPLMDIDLEAASKILNVNVLGTLAWTQALVGDERLGFRARGGSVVNISSVTGAVPSEGIGFYGISKAAVGHLTRTLAVELGPEIRVNSISPGVVKTQFARALYEGKEDDVVAAYPLKRLGVPEDVASAAAFLAGPDSSWITGQDLTVDGGLTMAGGSA, encoded by the coding sequence ATGCCTGAGACCTCGCTCCCCTTGGAGGGGAAATTCGCTATTGTCACCGGTGCCAGCCGCGGTATCGGGCTCGCCATCGCCACGCGCCTGGCCCAGGACGGGGCCGGCGTCATCATCACCGCCCGCGGACAGGAATCCCTCGACGAGGCCGCCGCCCAAATTCCCGGTGGCAAGGCAATCGCCGTCGCCGGAAAATCCCATGATCCCGCCCACCAGCGTGAAGTCCTCGAAACCGCCCACCGCGAATTCGGTGCCATCGACATCCTCGTCAACAATGCGGGCATCAACCCCGTTTACGGACCGCTCATGGACATCGATCTCGAAGCGGCTTCAAAAATCCTCAACGTCAACGTGCTCGGCACCCTCGCGTGGACACAGGCATTGGTCGGCGACGAGCGCCTGGGATTCCGTGCCCGCGGGGGCTCGGTCGTGAATATCTCCTCGGTCACCGGAGCAGTCCCGTCCGAAGGGATCGGTTTCTATGGAATCAGCAAAGCCGCGGTCGGACATCTGACCCGCACCCTCGCTGTGGAGCTCGGCCCGGAGATCCGCGTCAATTCGATCTCACCCGGCGTGGTGAAAACCCAATTCGCCCGCGCCCTCTACGAGGGGAAGGAAGACGACGTGGTCGCCGCTTACCCGTTGAAACGGCTCGGTGTACCCGAAGACGTTGCCTCGGCCGCAGCATTCCTCGCGGGCCCGGACTCCTCATGGATCACCGGACAAGACCTCACAGTGGACGGCGGCCTGACCATGGCCGGCGGTTCCGCCTAA
- a CDS encoding class I adenylate-forming enzyme family protein, which yields MRETTESPWTQLYPEWVDADVHTVLGTICAEWDRRVERSPDAVAVSYFEGAFSVSQFDAVANSLACAFQARGVGPGDVVGIYLQNIPQFAISMLAIWKSGATVLVLNPMYKGRELQKLVNDSQTVGIIALEEDRERVLDDVVENPDVWVIGTNDLELRIPAEIKALLHGSPSPTEVSEYSSLINEFAGRVPAFIAVEPSTPALLTYTSGTTGPAKGSVGTHRNALAVAASYANWQGLGPDDVVLAVAPLFHITGAVACAITTLLYGGELVFINRPSARAVVDVIRHRGVTQVIGSITVFNGILELAQAESADLRTIRYLYSGGAPIPPATVARFHERFGLYIHNVYGMTETSSAIIAVPAGLQAPVDPAFGTLSIGIPLPGVTARVIDHNGNEVATGISGELEITGPSVTPGYLNRPAETEQAIPNGRLRTGDVAVMDESGWVYLVDRMKDLINTSGYKVWPREVEDAIYEHDAVMEAAVVGAPDAYRGETVVAFVSLKAGRITSEAELIAHCRERLAAYKYPRSIRFLEDLPKTQSGKIQRRQLRTTLSLPEKQEVDNA from the coding sequence ATGCGAGAAACCACGGAATCCCCTTGGACTCAGCTCTACCCGGAGTGGGTTGACGCCGACGTCCACACTGTTCTCGGGACCATTTGTGCCGAGTGGGACCGTCGCGTGGAACGATCACCGGACGCCGTTGCCGTCTCCTACTTCGAGGGAGCGTTCTCTGTTTCCCAGTTCGATGCTGTTGCAAATTCCCTGGCATGTGCCTTCCAGGCCCGAGGGGTCGGCCCCGGGGATGTTGTGGGTATCTATCTGCAGAATATTCCGCAGTTTGCAATCAGTATGCTTGCGATCTGGAAGTCGGGCGCTACGGTGCTGGTGCTCAACCCGATGTACAAGGGACGGGAACTGCAGAAACTGGTCAACGACTCTCAGACGGTGGGAATCATCGCCCTTGAAGAGGACCGGGAACGCGTGCTGGACGACGTGGTGGAGAACCCGGACGTCTGGGTAATCGGGACCAATGACCTCGAACTCCGGATTCCCGCCGAAATCAAGGCACTGCTCCACGGTAGCCCCAGCCCCACCGAGGTCAGCGAGTATTCCTCGCTCATCAACGAATTCGCGGGTCGTGTGCCTGCCTTTATCGCCGTGGAACCTTCCACACCGGCTCTGCTGACCTACACCTCAGGCACCACCGGCCCCGCGAAGGGTTCGGTGGGCACGCATCGAAACGCACTGGCCGTTGCAGCATCCTATGCCAACTGGCAAGGGCTGGGCCCTGACGACGTGGTCCTTGCCGTGGCACCGCTCTTCCATATCACCGGTGCGGTCGCCTGTGCCATCACCACTCTGCTCTACGGTGGGGAACTGGTCTTCATTAACCGCCCATCCGCCCGCGCAGTTGTCGATGTCATTCGACACCGCGGCGTCACCCAGGTCATCGGCTCCATCACGGTGTTCAACGGGATCCTCGAACTGGCGCAGGCAGAGTCGGCAGATCTGCGCACGATTCGCTACCTATACTCTGGCGGCGCCCCGATCCCGCCGGCAACGGTGGCCCGCTTCCACGAGCGATTCGGGCTCTACATCCACAATGTGTACGGGATGACCGAAACATCATCGGCGATCATCGCTGTTCCGGCCGGGCTGCAGGCACCAGTCGACCCGGCATTCGGCACCCTTTCGATCGGCATCCCGCTGCCGGGCGTGACGGCACGGGTCATCGACCACAACGGAAACGAGGTTGCCACGGGAATATCCGGGGAACTGGAGATCACCGGTCCATCGGTGACACCGGGATACCTGAACAGACCGGCGGAAACGGAGCAGGCCATCCCCAACGGCAGACTCCGCACCGGAGACGTTGCGGTCATGGACGAATCCGGCTGGGTCTATCTCGTGGACCGTATGAAAGACCTAATCAACACCTCCGGCTACAAGGTCTGGCCTCGTGAGGTCGAGGATGCCATTTACGAACACGACGCGGTCATGGAAGCGGCCGTGGTCGGCGCGCCCGACGCATATCGCGGCGAAACCGTAGTCGCCTTCGTTTCGTTGAAAGCAGGCCGGATCACAAGCGAGGCTGAGCTGATCGCCCATTGCAGGGAACGCCTAGCCGCCTACAAATATCCACGATCCATCCGCTTCTTAGAGGATCTCCCTAAGACTCAATCCGGCAAAATCCAACGCCGCCAACTACGAACCACTCTTTCACTCCCCGAGAAGCAAGAAGTTGATAATGCCTGA
- a CDS encoding TetR/AcrR family transcriptional regulator gives MSVAQHPPVQDMEIANWRDFGEAELGPILSGALGCFMENGYHGTTIRKIADSSGLSVPGVYHHFSSKHSILDELDRTAMHELWVRSQAALDDGPRDVLSRFDRLIECLVLFHAYRREVAFISFSEIRSLEGAARLEHLSARSRQQKLLTDLVLEGCDTGIFVNEFPREAARAITNICVGVSQWYRGTGELTPREIAKRYVSLCRKTVGAN, from the coding sequence GTGAGCGTAGCGCAGCACCCCCCAGTGCAGGACATGGAGATTGCCAACTGGCGTGACTTTGGAGAGGCGGAATTAGGTCCCATTTTGTCCGGAGCACTGGGCTGCTTTATGGAAAATGGCTACCACGGTACGACCATCAGGAAGATCGCGGATTCGTCCGGCCTTTCCGTTCCCGGGGTTTACCACCACTTCAGCTCTAAGCATTCAATCCTTGACGAGCTGGACCGAACCGCAATGCATGAACTATGGGTCCGTTCCCAGGCCGCCCTGGATGACGGTCCACGTGACGTGCTTTCAAGATTTGACCGCTTAATTGAATGCCTGGTTCTTTTCCATGCGTACAGGCGCGAAGTCGCCTTCATCTCGTTCAGTGAAATCCGCAGCCTCGAGGGTGCCGCTCGGTTAGAACATCTTTCAGCTCGCAGTAGGCAGCAGAAACTGTTGACCGATTTGGTGCTCGAAGGGTGCGACACAGGAATATTTGTGAATGAATTTCCTCGTGAAGCTGCCCGGGCCATCACCAACATTTGTGTCGGCGTTTCCCAGTGGTACCGAGGCACTGGTGAACTAACGCCCCGTGAGATTGCCAAGCGGTATGTGTCCCTTTGCCGGAAAACCGTTGGGGCAAACTAG
- a CDS encoding type 1 glutamine amidotransferase domain-containing protein: MKKILMVLTSVSEIGNTGEKTGYNVAEAAHPWKVFKDSGHFVDFASIQGGQPPRDTVDSEDPIQVAFTEDETTRAGLYNTARVDVVDPDQYDAVYLVGGHGTMWDFPDSEGLQNLVASVYNTGGVVGAVCHGPAGLVNVELQNGLRLVEGRRVAAFTNDEEVAAEKDKVIPFFLADRLEEQGATHVSAGVWAENVVVDERLVTGQNPASAAGVAKEMEKLLAEVIHQEKAAEHDEADALRAEKDAEKAAKKAADAHTEH, translated from the coding sequence ATGAAGAAAATCCTCATGGTACTTACCAGCGTTTCCGAGATCGGCAATACAGGAGAGAAGACCGGCTACAACGTGGCCGAGGCTGCACATCCCTGGAAGGTCTTCAAGGACTCCGGGCATTTCGTCGACTTCGCGTCCATCCAGGGCGGACAGCCTCCGCGCGACACGGTGGACTCCGAAGATCCCATCCAGGTTGCCTTCACGGAAGACGAGACCACCCGCGCCGGCCTCTACAACACGGCCCGGGTCGACGTCGTCGATCCCGACCAGTACGACGCGGTGTACCTCGTGGGAGGCCACGGCACCATGTGGGACTTCCCGGACAGCGAGGGCCTGCAGAACCTGGTGGCCAGCGTCTACAACACGGGCGGAGTGGTCGGCGCGGTCTGCCACGGACCAGCAGGCTTGGTGAACGTGGAACTGCAGAACGGGCTTCGCCTCGTCGAAGGCCGAAGGGTGGCTGCCTTTACCAACGACGAAGAGGTTGCCGCAGAGAAGGACAAGGTCATCCCATTCTTCCTGGCAGACCGGCTGGAGGAACAGGGTGCCACCCACGTATCCGCGGGCGTCTGGGCGGAAAACGTAGTGGTGGACGAACGCCTGGTGACCGGCCAGAACCCGGCCTCCGCTGCCGGCGTGGCCAAGGAAATGGAGAAGCTTCTGGCCGAGGTCATCCATCAGGAGAAGGCCGCCGAGCATGACGAGGCCGATGCGCTGCGTGCTGAGAAGGACGCAGAAAAGGCAGCCAAGAAAGCAGCCGACGCACACACGGAGCACTGA
- a CDS encoding amino acid permease has protein sequence MNSKDRSQSIMRRKPIDEIEEENKHSGLHKSLGLWQLTAIGVGGIIGVGIFSLAGLVAHGSDTEPGVGPAVLISFLIAGLASAAAALSYAEFAGMIPRAGSAYTYGYVALGEIIGWFIGWDLLLEYIAIVAVVAIGISGYFDAFLAGIGIDLPDWAASTADEGRGGIVNIPAIVVCVLVTWILSRGTRTFGRFELVAVAIKVVLILFIIGLGIFYINTQNYDPFMPSGFGPVVAGAATVFFAVFGYDAMSTAAEESTDGKKHMPKAIIFSLIIAMLLYVAATLVLTGMQNYRDIDPTAGFASAFNGVGLPVIATIISVFAVLSILTVMLTFLLGVTRVWFSMSRDGLLPGWFSKTDRHGTPQRVTWIAGIASAFLAGVFPIKAVADLTNIGILAAFVVVCLAVIIFRYKKPDAHRTFRLPFMPVVPAFGVLASGFLMLQLHWETWLRFTVWLVVGLAIYFFYGRKHSLMNPDSPRHDERVEVPHGDT, from the coding sequence ATGAATTCCAAAGACAGATCGCAGTCAATCATGCGGCGGAAGCCCATCGACGAGATCGAGGAAGAGAATAAACACAGCGGACTGCACAAGTCCCTCGGGCTGTGGCAGTTGACCGCGATCGGTGTCGGTGGCATCATCGGCGTCGGCATCTTCTCCCTGGCGGGCCTGGTGGCCCACGGCAGCGATACCGAGCCCGGCGTCGGCCCCGCCGTGCTGATCTCCTTCCTGATCGCCGGCCTGGCATCCGCGGCTGCGGCCCTGTCCTATGCGGAGTTCGCCGGCATGATCCCCCGCGCCGGCTCGGCCTACACCTACGGGTACGTGGCCCTCGGGGAAATCATCGGCTGGTTCATCGGCTGGGACCTGCTGCTCGAATACATCGCCATCGTGGCGGTGGTGGCCATCGGCATCTCCGGCTATTTCGATGCCTTCCTCGCCGGCATCGGCATCGACCTGCCCGACTGGGCGGCCTCCACCGCCGACGAAGGCCGCGGCGGCATCGTGAACATCCCCGCCATCGTCGTCTGCGTCCTGGTGACCTGGATCCTCTCCCGCGGCACCCGGACCTTCGGGCGCTTCGAACTGGTCGCCGTCGCCATCAAGGTCGTGTTGATCCTGTTCATCATCGGCCTGGGCATCTTCTACATCAACACCCAGAACTACGACCCGTTCATGCCCAGCGGATTCGGACCAGTCGTGGCGGGAGCAGCTACCGTGTTCTTCGCAGTCTTCGGCTACGACGCCATGAGCACCGCCGCCGAGGAATCCACCGACGGCAAGAAACACATGCCCAAGGCCATCATCTTCTCCCTCATCATCGCCATGCTCCTCTACGTCGCCGCAACGCTGGTGCTCACCGGCATGCAGAACTACCGGGACATCGACCCGACCGCCGGATTCGCCTCCGCCTTCAACGGCGTGGGGCTCCCGGTCATCGCCACGATCATCTCAGTCTTTGCTGTCCTGTCCATCCTCACCGTGATGCTGACCTTCCTGCTGGGCGTCACCCGCGTCTGGTTCTCCATGAGCCGCGACGGTCTTCTGCCCGGCTGGTTCTCCAAGACCGACCGCCACGGCACACCGCAACGCGTCACCTGGATCGCCGGCATCGCCTCCGCGTTCCTGGCAGGGGTCTTCCCCATCAAGGCAGTCGCGGACCTGACCAACATCGGCATCCTTGCCGCCTTCGTGGTGGTCTGCCTCGCCGTCATCATCTTCCGCTACAAGAAGCCCGACGCCCACCGGACGTTCCGGCTCCCGTTCATGCCGGTGGTCCCTGCATTCGGCGTGCTGGCCTCCGGGTTCCTGATGCTGCAGCTGCACTGGGAAACGTGGCTCCGCTTTACTGTCTGGCTGGTGGTCGGCCTGGCCATCTACTTCTTCTACGGCCGCAAGCACTCCCTCATGAACCCGGACAGCCCGCGGCACGACGAACGCGTGGAGGTGCCGCACGGGGATACCTAG
- a CDS encoding GNAT family N-acetyltransferase, with translation MPLPAGVTIRRASSSDLSLTGHWQCRYLRDGLFPRLGPRFVRHWHATFLDAPRGFAFIAEAQGPDGRVPLGFLFGSSDQLRHVDDVLRVHRTRLAVQGGLALVIRPKLFLGFLRTRGRSYLRRLLKRPVTVVAPAAARVPVSVPRVAVITALVVHPESRGHGVGEQLVNHFLSQASDAGAPLAELVTKAGPGGAGRFYERLGWAPVHAHTTKDGETAKTYRVDLSQGKPEGNRPSAQELPPE, from the coding sequence ATGCCCCTTCCTGCAGGCGTCACGATTCGCCGCGCCTCATCCTCCGATCTTTCCCTGACGGGCCACTGGCAATGCCGATACCTCCGCGACGGGCTGTTTCCCCGGCTGGGTCCCAGGTTCGTCCGGCACTGGCATGCGACCTTCCTCGACGCACCGCGCGGGTTCGCATTCATCGCCGAAGCCCAGGGCCCGGACGGCCGGGTACCGTTGGGCTTCCTCTTCGGCTCCAGCGACCAGCTCCGCCACGTCGATGACGTGCTCCGAGTGCACCGGACGCGGCTGGCCGTCCAGGGCGGCCTCGCCCTGGTGATTCGGCCCAAGCTGTTCCTGGGATTCTTGCGCACCCGCGGCAGGTCCTACCTCAGACGACTGCTCAAGCGACCGGTCACCGTGGTGGCTCCTGCGGCCGCCCGTGTGCCTGTGTCCGTGCCTCGTGTCGCTGTCATCACCGCTCTTGTGGTGCATCCGGAATCCCGGGGCCACGGCGTAGGCGAACAGCTGGTGAATCATTTCCTCTCCCAGGCTTCGGACGCTGGGGCGCCGTTGGCCGAACTAGTGACCAAGGCAGGTCCGGGCGGAGCCGGGCGCTTCTACGAACGGCTCGGATGGGCACCCGTGCATGCACATACAACTAAGGACGGAGAAACAGCGAAGACCTATCGTGTCGATTTGTCCCAGGGGAAGCCCGAGGGGAATCGCCCTTCAGCGCAGGAGTTGCCGCCGGAGTAG
- a CDS encoding F510_1955 family glycosylhydrolase: MIRPALSPARTRGRAAAAAAALLLLLTSCTPASPQGPQPEAPAQPYAHIHGMAVDSETGKVMLATHDGLFGLGSGSPEKIGPAIDLMGFAPAGNDHYYASGHPAPDTGLPEPAGLLRSQDGGETWQQVSLGGVSDFHALAVTRSGIIGFDGTLKTTADLETWTTREVGFDPYHLSGTPTGDVVLATTAAGVHRSTDGGKTWAAPSTGPVLLLTAFATASTVIGVAPDGAVHVSSDAGRTWRATGTATGQPSALTAAGPDERPQIWVATPTGIEHSVDGGETFSTEIK; the protein is encoded by the coding sequence ATGATCCGCCCTGCCCTTTCCCCTGCCCGCACTAGGGGCCGTGCGGCTGCTGCCGCCGCCGCCCTTCTCCTCCTGCTGACCTCCTGCACCCCGGCGTCCCCCCAAGGCCCGCAACCCGAAGCGCCTGCCCAACCCTACGCCCACATCCATGGCATGGCTGTCGATTCCGAGACCGGAAAAGTCATGCTGGCCACTCATGACGGGCTCTTCGGCCTCGGCTCCGGATCCCCGGAAAAGATTGGCCCCGCCATCGACCTGATGGGCTTCGCACCCGCCGGCAATGACCACTACTACGCCTCCGGACACCCGGCACCGGACACCGGTCTGCCCGAACCGGCAGGACTGCTCCGCTCCCAGGATGGCGGGGAAACCTGGCAACAGGTCTCCTTGGGCGGCGTCTCCGATTTCCACGCCCTGGCGGTCACCCGCAGCGGAATCATCGGTTTTGACGGAACCCTGAAGACCACCGCGGACCTGGAAACCTGGACCACCCGCGAGGTCGGGTTCGACCCCTATCACCTGTCTGGGACACCGACCGGCGATGTCGTCCTGGCCACCACGGCTGCCGGCGTGCACCGTTCCACCGACGGCGGTAAAACCTGGGCGGCACCCTCGACCGGGCCGGTCCTGCTGCTGACAGCCTTTGCCACCGCTTCAACGGTCATCGGCGTGGCACCGGACGGGGCAGTGCATGTCAGCTCGGACGCTGGCCGGACCTGGCGGGCAACCGGGACCGCCACCGGCCAGCCCTCGGCACTGACCGCCGCTGGCCCGGATGAGCGCCCGCAGATATGGGTTGCCACGCCCACCGGCATCGAGCATTCCGTCGACGGCGGAGAAACCTTCAGCACGGAGATCAAGTGA
- a CDS encoding DUF305 domain-containing protein, which translates to MKRLTLISATAVAATLALAGCASETGSESTMPGMDHGTASASPSAESSAAAEHNSADAMFAQMMIPHHEQAVEMSDMVLAKDGIDPSVTELAEDIKSAQGPEIKTMTGWLNAWGEPVTMSGDHRMEGMMTEDDMAALEAAQGTEAARLFLTQMVKHHEGAVKMAQEETANGSNPDAVAQAEKMAKDQSGEIDKMKELLAGL; encoded by the coding sequence ATGAAACGCCTTACCCTTATCTCAGCGACGGCCGTTGCAGCCACCTTGGCACTTGCCGGGTGTGCCTCGGAGACCGGATCGGAATCCACCATGCCGGGCATGGACCACGGCACCGCTTCCGCATCCCCGTCCGCCGAATCATCCGCAGCCGCAGAACACAACAGCGCCGATGCGATGTTCGCCCAAATGATGATCCCGCACCACGAGCAGGCCGTGGAAATGAGCGACATGGTGTTGGCCAAGGACGGCATCGACCCGTCGGTCACCGAGCTGGCCGAAGATATCAAGTCAGCCCAAGGCCCGGAAATCAAGACCATGACCGGCTGGCTCAACGCCTGGGGTGAACCGGTCACCATGTCCGGGGACCACCGGATGGAGGGCATGATGACCGAGGACGACATGGCCGCCCTTGAAGCAGCCCAGGGAACCGAGGCAGCCAGGCTCTTCCTGACGCAGATGGTCAAGCACCACGAGGGCGCCGTCAAGATGGCCCAGGAAGAAACCGCCAACGGGTCCAACCCGGACGCCGTCGCCCAGGCGGAAAAGATGGCCAAGGACCAGAGCGGGGAAATCGACAAGATGAAGGAACTGCTGGCCGGCCTCTAA
- a CDS encoding cyclodeaminase/cyclohydrolase family protein, translating to MLLGKIGVMDTSDEVNTQGSTVEDWTRALAQSTGSPGGGAGTGLMLAIAASLTSMVAGYTEAEDHERGELDSIRARARSLRNDALELADQDASASRAFGAAFRLEPGPEREAAISRASVDAAKASAVLGKRAMDAINDLAWLAANGNPALVADVVVAFGALRATVAGARTNVSFDLASLTSGGSTMEQIREEHPVLWAMVGDLNDAIERIDALTAEIDHHAAPTDAV from the coding sequence ATGCTTCTGGGCAAAATTGGTGTCATGGACACCAGCGACGAAGTTAACACCCAAGGATCAACGGTCGAGGACTGGACGCGGGCCTTGGCGCAATCCACCGGCTCCCCCGGCGGGGGCGCCGGGACGGGACTGATGCTCGCCATCGCCGCTTCGCTGACTTCCATGGTGGCCGGCTACACCGAAGCCGAAGACCACGAGCGCGGGGAGCTCGACAGCATTCGGGCACGGGCCCGGTCCCTCCGGAATGACGCTCTCGAATTGGCCGATCAGGATGCGTCTGCGTCCCGCGCCTTTGGAGCCGCATTTCGCTTGGAACCCGGACCGGAACGGGAAGCGGCCATATCCCGGGCATCCGTCGATGCTGCGAAGGCATCCGCCGTGCTCGGCAAACGAGCCATGGACGCCATCAACGATTTGGCGTGGCTCGCCGCCAACGGCAACCCGGCACTAGTTGCCGACGTCGTCGTCGCATTCGGCGCCCTCAGGGCAACGGTGGCCGGCGCGCGCACCAACGTCAGTTTCGACCTCGCTTCGCTCACCTCCGGCGGCAGCACCATGGAGCAGATCCGCGAGGAACATCCCGTCCTCTGGGCGATGGTCGGCGATCTCAACGACGCCATCGAACGGATCGACGCACTCACGGCCGAAATCGATCACCATGCCGCCCCAACTGACGCCGTCTAA